A single region of the Lepeophtheirus salmonis chromosome 12, UVic_Lsal_1.4, whole genome shotgun sequence genome encodes:
- the Nelf-A gene encoding negative elongation factor A isoform X3, protein MLAEIMQTYPTTGQLNADISIPESNKRIFMDLLTDIRKALKKCCDNSDSVLPLECHYLNKNAFISVVGHQPQTVRHFTLKRKPKAAALRAELINKSQDAANKVKSISTGNFPIRKNTMPRKMDSTSLKGISSRIQTGFRNSRPTQVALPNRTKKEGGVKLLDINEQPVGYASSKKRKRQSELEDAPKQKDTFSNTVLTNSSPVTKNSSVTSSASTTTVDNITSTPPDYAIGLASLNTPPVSCSNLITLSNSHPAYAPPVYAPPAPVSSKSVTIVNKSMMNNSSSFSSGLSLEPFPPTSSIEVHQSSVFTNTTPPQTMVAVQSSNVQSRVVQLPTHPIPQGRVPHINSRVAIPTSIISSNSTGIVNNLHQQPRVISPVTVRPIIQPHVITADEIVSNTPTTQKSVLIPPSASQPPRRSLTLTKEQMHEAQEMFRTANKVTRPEKALILGFMAGSRDNPCPHLGNLVTIKLSENQDNVPQKDGTYLTMVIETHFQMNYSTGEWKRIKKYRRLDD, encoded by the exons gTCAACTAAACGCAGATATTTCTATTCCTGAATCcaataaaagaatattcatGGACTTACTTACTGATATTCGGAAAGCTTTGAAAAAGTGTTGTGATAATAGTGATTCCGTTCTTCCATTAGAATGCCATTATCTCAATAAAAATGCGTTCATTTCAGTCGTTGGTCATCAACCTCAAACTGTTAGGCATTTTACTCTTAAGAGAAAACCAAAAGCTGCAGCTCTAAGAGCTGAACTCATTAATAAATCTCAAGATGCAGCAAATAAAGTTAAGTCCATTTCTACGGGTAATTTTCCGATTCGTAAGAATACAATGCCTCGCAAAATGGACTCAACATCTCTGAAAGGAATATCATCTCGAATACAAACTGGATTTCGAAATTCACGTCCTACTCAAGTTGCCTTACCAAATCGTACGAAAAAAGAAGGTGGAGTCAAGTTATTGGATATAAATGAACAACCCGTTGGCTATGCctcatctaaaaaaagaaaacgtcAGTCAGAACTTGAAGATGCTCCTAAACAAAAAGATACTTTTTCAAACACTGTATTAACAAACTCATCCCCCGTGACAAAAAATTCATCAGTAACCTCATCTGCTTCAACAACTACGGTTGATAATATCACTTCAACCCCCCCAGATTATGCTATTGGTTTGGCAAGTTTAAATACTCCACCTGTATCTTGTAGTAATCTTATTACGTTGTCTAATTCACATCCTGCCTATGCCCCTCCCGTGTATGCTCCACCAGCACCTGTTAGTTCAAAAAGTGTCACAATAGTCAACAAGTCAATGATGAATAACTCTTCATCGTTTTCAAGTGGCCTATCCTTGGAACCCTTTCCGCCAACTTCTTCCATTGAAGTCCATCAGTCGTCTGT ctTCACTAATACCACACCTCCACAAACAATGGTTGCGGTTCAATCAAGTAATGTCCAATCTCGTGTTGTTCAATTACCAACTCATCCTATTCCGCAAGGTCGTGTTCCACATATAAATTCAAGAGTGGCAATTCCTACGTCAATTATTAGTAGTAACTCAACAGGAATAGTGAATAATTTACATCAACAACCCCGTGTTATATCCCCTGTTACAGTTAGGCCAATTATTCAACCTCACGTAATTACAGCCGACGAA ATTGTTAGTAACACACCTACTACTCAAAAATCTGTTCTGATACCGCCTTCAGCATCTCAACCACCACGGCGCAGTCTCACCTTAACAAAGGAGCAAATGCATGAAGCACAAGAAATGTTTCGTACAGCAAATAAAGTTACTAGACCTGAAAAAGCCCTTATTCTTGGATTTATGGCTGGATCAAGGGACAATCCGTGTCCTCATTTAG gTAACTTGGTTACAATAAAGCTATCGGAAAATCAAGACAATGTTCCTCAAAAGGATGGTACTTATTTAACCATGGTAATAGAGACACATTTTCAGATGAACTATTCTACTGGAGAGTGGaaacgtataaaaaaatataggaggCTAGATGATTAA
- the Nelf-A gene encoding negative elongation factor A isoform X4, with protein MLAEIMQTYPTTGQLNADISIPESNKRIFMDLLTDIRKALKKCCDNSDSVLPLECHYLNKNAFISVVGHQPQTVRHFTLKRKPKAAALRAELINKSQDAANKVKSISTGNFPIRKNTMPRKMDSTSLKGISSRIQTGFRNSRPTQVALPNRTKKEGGVKLLDINEQPVGYASSKKRKRQSELEDAPKQKDTFSNTVLTNSSPVTKNSSVTSSASTTTVDNITSTPPDYAIGLASLNTPPVSCSNLITLSNSHPAYAPPVYAPPAPVSSKSVTIVNKSMMNNSSSFSSGLSLEPFPPTSSIEVHQSSVFTNTTPPQTMVAVQSSNVQSRVVQLPTHPIPQGRVPHINSRVAIPTSIISSNSTGIVNNLHQQPRVISPVTVRPIIQPHIVSNTPTTQKSVLIPPSASQPPRRSLTLTKEQMHEAQEMFRTANKVTRPEKALILGFMAGSRDNPCPHLGNLVTIKLSENQDNVPQKDGTYLTMVIETHFQMNYSTGEWKRIKKYRRLDD; from the exons gTCAACTAAACGCAGATATTTCTATTCCTGAATCcaataaaagaatattcatGGACTTACTTACTGATATTCGGAAAGCTTTGAAAAAGTGTTGTGATAATAGTGATTCCGTTCTTCCATTAGAATGCCATTATCTCAATAAAAATGCGTTCATTTCAGTCGTTGGTCATCAACCTCAAACTGTTAGGCATTTTACTCTTAAGAGAAAACCAAAAGCTGCAGCTCTAAGAGCTGAACTCATTAATAAATCTCAAGATGCAGCAAATAAAGTTAAGTCCATTTCTACGGGTAATTTTCCGATTCGTAAGAATACAATGCCTCGCAAAATGGACTCAACATCTCTGAAAGGAATATCATCTCGAATACAAACTGGATTTCGAAATTCACGTCCTACTCAAGTTGCCTTACCAAATCGTACGAAAAAAGAAGGTGGAGTCAAGTTATTGGATATAAATGAACAACCCGTTGGCTATGCctcatctaaaaaaagaaaacgtcAGTCAGAACTTGAAGATGCTCCTAAACAAAAAGATACTTTTTCAAACACTGTATTAACAAACTCATCCCCCGTGACAAAAAATTCATCAGTAACCTCATCTGCTTCAACAACTACGGTTGATAATATCACTTCAACCCCCCCAGATTATGCTATTGGTTTGGCAAGTTTAAATACTCCACCTGTATCTTGTAGTAATCTTATTACGTTGTCTAATTCACATCCTGCCTATGCCCCTCCCGTGTATGCTCCACCAGCACCTGTTAGTTCAAAAAGTGTCACAATAGTCAACAAGTCAATGATGAATAACTCTTCATCGTTTTCAAGTGGCCTATCCTTGGAACCCTTTCCGCCAACTTCTTCCATTGAAGTCCATCAGTCGTCTGT ctTCACTAATACCACACCTCCACAAACAATGGTTGCGGTTCAATCAAGTAATGTCCAATCTCGTGTTGTTCAATTACCAACTCATCCTATTCCGCAAGGTCGTGTTCCACATATAAATTCAAGAGTGGCAATTCCTACGTCAATTATTAGTAGTAACTCAACAGGAATAGTGAATAATTTACATCAACAACCCCGTGTTATATCCCCTGTTACAGTTAGGCCAATTATTCAACCTCAC ATTGTTAGTAACACACCTACTACTCAAAAATCTGTTCTGATACCGCCTTCAGCATCTCAACCACCACGGCGCAGTCTCACCTTAACAAAGGAGCAAATGCATGAAGCACAAGAAATGTTTCGTACAGCAAATAAAGTTACTAGACCTGAAAAAGCCCTTATTCTTGGATTTATGGCTGGATCAAGGGACAATCCGTGTCCTCATTTAG gTAACTTGGTTACAATAAAGCTATCGGAAAATCAAGACAATGTTCCTCAAAAGGATGGTACTTATTTAACCATGGTAATAGAGACACATTTTCAGATGAACTATTCTACTGGAGAGTGGaaacgtataaaaaaatataggaggCTAGATGATTAA